The Mytilus galloprovincialis chromosome 7, xbMytGall1.hap1.1, whole genome shotgun sequence genome has a window encoding:
- the LOC143083740 gene encoding TBC1 domain family member 7-like, producing MSDERNFRTYYYKKFGIGGVEEKKSIEILLNEHPLNVDKLRQFCLMFQVPAKYRIYLWKVILGILPCGQGSHEFVMDQRKQQYNDLLHALKLMRRVDNSTTAGLLVLKMYKLETGMLTFEEQELVDPDDMALFTISEALSNIEEDDINVYWIAKKFYEYFLKWKEPILSLTEKAVNSLKKEDPKIWQHLNQHDMFSILPLRAWFLSGFADILPNTSMERIWDKVVGGSFAVLVHVAVAIFLTFKRPLLSMNNRESMLKYLSKLPEDSGDVVVVKALDLWQQHGGHQMVARSDSPLFSDRSPS from the exons ATGTCAGATGAGAGAAATTTCCGTACATACTACTACAAGAAGTTTGGAATAGGTGGAGTGGAAGAGAAGAAAtcaattgaaatacttctgaaCGAGCATCCATTAAATGTTGATAAACTACGACAATTCTGTCTGATGTTCCAAGTGCCAGCAAAGTACAGAATATATTTATGGAAAGTTATTTTAG GTATTTTACCATGTGGTCAAGGATCTCATGAATTTGTGATGGACCAAAGAAAACAACAATATAACGATTTACTTCATGCCCTTAAATTGATGAGAAGGGTAGATAACTCTACCACAGCAGGATTACTGgttctaaaaatgtataaattagaAACTGGTATGCTGACTTTTGAAGAACAAGAATTA GTGGACCCAGATGATATGGCTTTGTTTACTATCTCAGAAGCTTTAAGTAATATTGAGGAAGATGATATTAATGTTTACTGGATTGCCAAaaagttttatgaatattttctgAAATGGAAGGAGCCAATTTTGAGTCTG ACAGAAAAAGCTGTGAACAGCCTGAAGAAAGAGGACCCTAAGATTTGGCAGCACTTGAATCAACATGATATGTTCAGTATACTACCCCTCAGAGCCTGGTTCCTATCAGGATTTGCTGATATTTTACCCAATACATCCATGGAAAG AATATGGGACAAAGTGGTTGGAGGATCTTTTGCAGTTTTGGTACATGTAGCTGTTGCAATCTTCTTAACTTTCAAACGACCTCTGCTGAGTATGAACAACAGAGAATCTATGTTAAAGTATTTATCAAAA TTACCAGAAGATAGTGGAGATGTTGTGGTTGTCAAGGCATTAGATCTATGGCAACAACATGGAGGTCACCAGATGGTAGCAAGGTCTGATTCTCCATTGTTTTCTGACCGCTCACCAAGCTGA